A single region of the Silene latifolia isolate original U9 population chromosome 8, ASM4854445v1, whole genome shotgun sequence genome encodes:
- the LOC141597111 gene encoding DAR GTPase 3, chloroplastic codes for MAVQICGLWMPNSAINNLNNLHNTCSQNGRHSIISVSASTQLHSSPIIQIVGGSPSQYRPGNDLHDSTKGEDEWFELDSDLYYWTKAVRPVQWYPGHIAKTEKELKEQLKLMDVVVEVRDARIPMSTGHPQMDMWIGNRKRILVLNREDMISTSDRNAWAAYFAKQGVRVVFSNGKLGLGSMKLNRLAKSLAVDVNVKRRAKGLLPRPVRAGIVGYPNVGKSSLINRLLKRRMCPAAPRPGVTRHLKWVHFGNDLELLDSPGIIPMRISDQSAAIKLAICDDIGERAYDVTDVAAILVQMLARIPAVGTKALYSRYKIETDGQSGQIFVQKLALKLFGGDVNQAAFRVLTDFRKGKFGWVALERPPK; via the exons ATGGCAGTTCAAATATGTGGACTGTGGATGCCTAATTCCGCCATTAATAACTTGAACAATCTGCACAACACTTGTTCTCAAAATGGAAGACACTCCATCATCTCAGTTTCAGCCTCCACTCAACTTCACTCATCTCCCATCATCCAG ATTGTTGGTGGGAGTCCTAGTCAATATAGACCTGGAAATGATCTACATGACAGCACAAAGGGGGAAGATGAATGGTTTGAACTGGACTCAGATCTTTATTACTGGACAAAGGCTGTACGACCTGTTCAG TGGTACCCAGGTCATATAGCAAAAACAGAAAAAGAACTTAAAGAGCAGCTCAAGCTCATGGATGTTGTTGTTGAAGTGCGAGATGCAAGAATCCCAATGTCCACCGGTCATCCTCAG ATGGATATGTGGATTGGAAATCGCAAAAGAATCCTAGTTTTGAACAGGGAAGATATGATATCCACATCAGACCGAAACGCCTGGGCAGCCTACTTTGCAAAGCAAGGAGTACGAGTTGTATTTTCCAATGGAAAGCTTGGACTG GGTAGCATGAAGTTAAATCGCCTAGCAAAGTCACTAGCTGTTGATGTAAATGTTAAACGCCGCGCCAAGGGGCTCCTTCCTCGTCCT GTCAGGGCGGGAATTGTTGGGTATCCAAATGTGGGCAAATCGTCATTGATAAATCGCTTATTGAAGCGTAGGATGTGTCCTGCAGCTCCTCGGCCAGGTGTTACACGTCATCTGAA GTGGGTTCATTTTGGAAATGACCTAGAGCTGCTAGACTCTCCCGGCATAATACCAATGCGGATAAGTGATCAATCAGCTGCTATAAAGCTTGCAATCTGTGATGATATTGGGGAGAGAGCATATGATGTCACTGATGTTGCAGCAATACTGGTGCAAATGCTGGCAAGGATACCAGCAGTAG GGACAAAAGCTCTTTACAGCCGCTACAAGATCGAGACTGACGGCCAGTCTGGTCAAAT ATTTGTTCAGAAGCTTGCCCTCAAACTATTTGGTGGGGATGTCAACCAGGCTGCCTTTCGGGTTTTGACAGATTTCAGGAAGGGCAAGTTTGGGTGGGTTGCTCTAGAAAGGCCTCCAAAGTAG
- the LOC141597112 gene encoding uncharacterized protein LOC141597112 yields MLNGVKESMCSLSLRNTASQVISLGLVVSTVLMIWYTLILLTGTQSPVIVVISGSMEPGFRRGDILFAILDKSPFHAGEILVFKIKDKDIPIVHRVIKVHRQRDSDQVNLLTKGDNNKLDDSYGRIYANGQLWLENSDIIGRVKGYLPYVGYATIIITEQPLIKYLLMTGFSLLAIFSSTKSH; encoded by the exons ATGTTGAATGGAGTTAAGGAATCAATGTGTTCACTTTCTCTCCGAAACACGGCTTCACAAGTCATCTCCTTAG GTTTGGTAGTGTCAACGGTCTTGATGATATGGTATACCCTAATCTTACTAACGGGAACTCAATCACCTGTAATCGTTGTTATTAGCGGCAGCATGGAACCCGGTTTTCGAAGA GGTGATATACTTTTCGCCATTCTCGATAAATCTCCATTTCACGCCGGAGAGATTCTGGTCTTCAAAATCAAG GACAAGGATATTCCGATTGTACATCGCGTTATTAAGGTCCACAGGCAGCGCGACTCTGATCAAGTTAATCTATTGACAAAAG GGGATAACAATAAATTGGACGACAGTTATGGAAGGATATACGCGAATGGCCAATTGTGGCTCGAGAATAGCGACATCATAGGAAGAGTCAAGGG GTATTTACCATATGTCGGGTATGCGACCATCATCATAACAGAACAGCCTCTAATCAAG TATCTGCTGATGACTGGATTCAGCCTCCTTGCCATATTCTctagcacaaaatctcattga
- the LOC141597113 gene encoding uncharacterized protein LOC141597113, translating into MTLEDFFTLTEMKDGLTALARVEELVAVMKKKDGVVKNVGDMTRQWAAVASTIAATENKECLDLFIQLDGLCFIDKWLREAGTLANEGTACFVEEAISALLQAVEKLQIDNERLVSSGICITVKGLVSYKSLEVRDKARTLFDSWKFKNIDIESMDVDYVAASDDTKKISEHAESQGIVNDAPHAKIPCDQMSNGTEGEKIKSTIDHDSSHMDSGPGIMKEELQDSVAKLDSILNDPSVKEVLCSSDGYSASHVLTAPNQATGDVMPVQLEHICEEKRHGNELEDRPDSVDKVTASSSFVASERIDLLSKTDVTVIESAIHSDMGTYEFNASERVLSKTSSFDDTNQPIGESTNELRLEEDNDKEDSRTLEQKCLEQGVGSVVVDTKDQGTTVFRMEEDGKDNEGKKQRKSKKKFGRSRKFARLTKTSKNADLIQQTANMELADGTFDALEVARLVAKEVEREVGDYDEKSGSSSSYTSSISDRSTAGSISQPSSPESINGEGNLPHEDGPTNELQAMENMTPEAPGKDPCNGSATIETNLENNLQDMESSQLTDAVREAGSNTEKCLLEFDLNQEFLSEELEQNQVDGISNPVSVVSASRAVVAPGNSAGPLKFEGSLGWKGSAATSAFRPAAPRRTSDSDTGGATSSSSRQRQVFLDIDLNVAQGGDVKVVDHMSGKGKQILGSLPSGESSVEMNGKISERLKFDLNQTEEDGSQWKMGGLLLGPTKWGRSPSPASSSSCIQPASRSFDLNDNPCIANDPSVMQPFPWNLSSNSKVNHQEDSVISLLGTKIKKGTFPPQAESTFLNDRPSEPVIDTNMLRGMGFGPPVPYPQSVYGYNGLAMGPAAPAPMYGPSGPIPYMFDTRGTPFYGTVPSSYSHPYMMGSVPAPNVDLNSGNRDPAFFRQLFIPGQGRPLENSRPLSSGSNGPKRKEPDSGWELYPANFRPPHQPPHF; encoded by the coding sequence ATGACACTTGAAGACTTCTTTACATTAACTGAGATGAAAGATGGACTCACAGCTCTTGCCCGTGTGGAAGAGTTGGTTGCTGtaatgaagaagaaagatggtgtGGTTAAGAATGTCGGTGACATGACCAGACAGTGGGCTGCTGTTGCAAGCACGATTGCAGCTACAGAAAACAAAGAGTGTCTTGATCTTTTCATCCAGTTAGATGGGCTATGCTTTATTGATAAATGGCTTAGAGAGGCTGGAACTCTTGCTAATGAAGGAACTGCTTGCTTTGTGGAGGAGGCTATATCGGCCCTTCTACAAGCTGTTGAAAAACTTCAGATAGATAATGAGAGGTTGGTTTCCTCCGGAATTTGCATTACAGTCAAGGGTCTGGTTAGCTATAAGAGCCTTGAAGTTCGAGATAAGGCAAGAACTTTGTTTGACAGTTGGAAATTTAAGAATATTGACATTGAAAGCATGGATGTCGATTATGTGGCAGCATCTGATGATACAAAGAAAATTAGTGAACATGCGGAGTCTCAAGGCATAGTGAATGATGCTCCTCATGCAAAAATACCTTGTGATCAGATGTCAAACGGTACTGAAGGAGAAAAAATCAAGTCAACTATTGATCATGATAGCTCTCATATGGATTCAGGTCCTGGAATTATGAAGGAAGAACTTCAAGATTCAGTAGCTAAACTGGATTCAATTCTAAATGACCCTTCTGTGAAAGAAGTATTATGCTCGTCTGATGGATATTCTGCCTCACATGTTCTGACAGCTCCAAATCAAGCTACTGGTGATGTGATGCCTGTCCAACTTGAACATATATGTGAGGAGAAAAGGCATGGCAATGAACTAGAGGATCGGCCTGACAGTGTAGATAAAGTTACTGCTTCTTCATCCTTTGTAGCTTCCGAGAGAATAGATCTTTTGTCAAAAACTGATGTTACTGTTATTGAATCTGCTATTCACTCTGATATGGGTACATATGAATTTAATGCGTCGGAGAGAGTGCTTTCGAAAACTTCATCCTTTGACGATACAAATCAGCCTATAGGTGAGTCAACGAATGAGCTCAGACTGGAGGAGGATAACGATAAGGAAGACAGCAGAACTTTGGAGCAAAAATGTTTGGAGCAAGGTGTTGGATCTGTGGTGGTGGATACCAAAGATCAAGGGACAACTGTGTTCAGAATGGAAGAGGATGGTAAAGATAATGAGGGTAAGAAACAACGGAAGAGTAAAAAGAAGTTTGGCAGAAGTAGGAAGTTTGCAAGATTAACAAAAACTAGCAAAAATGCTGATTTAATCCAGCAAACAGCAAATATGGAGCTTGCAGATGGCACATTTGATGCCCTCGAAGTTGCTCGTCTTGTTGCCAAAGAAGTAGAGAGAGAAGTTGGGGACTATGATGAGAAGTCGGGCAGTTCCTCCTCCTACACCTCTTCTATTTCTGATAGAAGCACCGCAGGTAGCATCAGTCAACCGAGCAGCCCGGAGTCTATAAACGGTGAAGGAAACCTGCCACATGAAGATGGCCCAACGAATGAGCTACAAGCAATGGAGAATATGACTCCTGAGGCACCTGGAAAGGATCCTTGTAATGGTTCCGCTACTATAGAGACTAATCTGGAAAACAATTTGCAAGATATGGAGTCTTCGCAATTGACTGATGCAGTAAGGGAAGCAGGAAGCAACACTGAGAAATGCTTATTGGAATTTGATCTTAACCAAGAGTTCTTGTCTGAGGAGCTTGAACAAAACCAGGTAGATGGCATTTCAAACCCCGTATCAGTAGTTTCAGCTTCCAGAGCTGTGGTGGCTCCTGGAAATTCAGCAGGTCCTCTCAAATTTGAAGGAAGTCTCGGTTGGAAAGGATCTGCAGCCACTAGTGCATTCCGACCCGCAGCTCCTCGCCGGACCTCGGATAGCGACACTGGTGGAGCCACCAGCAGTAGTTCTCGACAGAGGCAAGTTTTTCTTGATATCGACCTCAACGTAGCTCAAGGTGGTGATGTCAAAGTAGTGGACCACATGTCAGGCAAGGGAAAACAGATTTTAGGTAGCCTTCCTTCAGGCGAGTCTTCAGTTGAAATGAACGGTAAAATATCTGAGAGGCTCAAGTTTGATCTTAACCAGACAGAGGAAGACGGGTCTCAGTGGAAAATGGGCGGGCTCTTGTTGGGTCCTACAAAATGGGGACGTAGTCCTTCACCAGCTTCGTCTTCATCATGTATTCAGCCCGCTTCGAGGAGCTTTGACTTAAATGACAACCCTTGTATAGCCAATGATCCATCAGTGATGCAACCCTTTCCGTGGAACCTCTCTTCTAATAGCAAAGTCAATCATCAAGAGGACTCTGTTATTTCTCTCTTGGGGACCAAGATCAAGAAGGGCACATTTCCTCCACAAGCGGAGTCAACTTTTCTTAACGACAGGCCGTCAGAGCCTGTTATTGATACTAACATGTTAAGAGGAATGGGATTCGGGCCTCCAGTCCCATATCCACAGTCTGTGTATGGCTATAATGGGCTTGCCATGGGCCCTGCCGCACCTGCTCCAATGTATGGACCTAGTGGCCCAATCCCGTATATGTTTGACACAAGAGGAACCCCATTTTATGGCACTGTCCCGTCATCTTATAGTCATCCTTACATGATGGGCTCGGTCCCTGCTCCCAATGTTGATTTGAATTCTGGGAACAGGgatcctgcatttttcaggcAGCTGTTCATCCCTGGTCAGGGTAGACCCCTCGAAAACTCAAGGCCCTTAAGTTCAGGATCGAATGGGCCCAAGCGCAAGGAACCCGACAGTGGATGGGAGCTTTATCCTGCCAACTTTAGACCACCTCATCAACCACCTCATTTCTAG